The region CGGCGTTCCGTCGGCTGCGGTTGGAGATGCTGGCGGCCGAACGCGCGGCGTTCATCGCCGAACGGGACAGCGGCCGCATCGACGACGAAGTGTTGCGGGAAGTGTTGCGCGGGTTGGACCTCGAGGAGGCGACGCTCAACCGGGGCTAGCGTCGAGTTCGGTGCGGAAGGCGCGCATCGCGTCGATCACCGCGGTGAAGGTGCGATGCGCCGCGGCCAGGTCAGCGTCGGGAATGTCGGCCAGCGCGCGCCGGGTGTGCTCGGCGAGCGGGGTGAAGAAACCACGCGCGACGTCCATGCCGTGGTCGGCCACCCGCAGCATCACCTTGCGCCTGTCGGCCGGATCGGAGTCGCGGCGGACGTGACCGGACGCGATCATCCGCTCCACCAGATACGTGATGGCGGCGCCCGACACCCCCATCTGCCGCCTCAGCTCACCCGCGGTCAGCGGCATACCGGCGTTCTCGGCCACCATGATGTGCAGCAGCGCGCGAAAGTCGTTGGCCGCCACCTGATGTCGACCCGCGAAGTGCTTGCCGATCTGATCTGACTCGGCCGTCATCGCACGGACGTCCGCGGCGATCACCGATTCCAGAGCGCTGCGGGCGGGCTTCGGCATGGGCCCAGCATAGCCGCATTCGGTTAAGTTGCTTAATTATTAAGTATCTGAAATATTGGTGCCATGTCCCTGTCGCACCGCTTGTCCTGGATATGGGCACTCCTCGTCGTGGCGGTGTCCGGCGTCTTGATGGCCCTGCTCGGCGGCGGCGACTCCGACCAGCAGTCACCGGTGGGAGTACCCGCCAGCGCCGAGTCCACACGTGCCGATGCGCTGCGCGCTGAATTCCCCGGCGGCGACAAGGCGCCTGCGATCGTCGTCGTCAGCCGTCGCGACGGTGCGCCGCTGAGCCAGGCCGATCTGGCAGCGGTCAAGCAGGGCCCGCTGCAGGTGTCCGAGGACGGCATGGCCGCGCTGACCGCCATTCCGATGGACACGAAACTGTCCGGGTTCGCGCTCAACGATGCGGTGGAGTCGGTGCGGGACAAAGTGTCTCGTGACGTGCCTGCCGATCTGCGCGTCGAGGTGACAGGCGGACCGGCGTTCGGCGCGGACATCGCGAATTCGTTCTCCGGCGCCAACGTCACGCTGCTGGCGGTGACGGCGGCCGTGGTCGCGCTGCTGCTGATCGTCACCTACCGCTCGCCGGTGTTGTGGCTGGTGCCGCTTGCGGTGATCGGCCTGGCCGACCGCGTCGCTGCGGTGGTCGGCACCGCGATTGCCGACGCGGTGGGCATGCAGCCCGACGGGTCGACGTCCGGCATCACCAGTGTGCTGGTGTTCGGCGCGGGCACCAATTACGCGCTGCTGCTCATCTCGCGCTATCGAGAAGAGTTGGGGCGCACCGACAATCACCGGTCGGCGCTCTCGGTGGCGGTGCGCCGGGCCGGGCCTGCGATCATCGCGAGCAACGCGACGGTGGTCCTTGCCCTGCTCACTTTGTTGTTCGCCTCGTCGCCGAGCACCCGCAGCCTCGGTGTGCAGGCGGCGGCGGGCCTGGTGGTCGCTGCCGTCTATGTGCTGGTGGTGCTTCCGCCGCTGCTCGGCTTGTTCGGCAAGCGGTTGTTCTGGCCGTTCATTCCGCGCGTCGGATCGAGCGCGCTCACCGAAACCGGTGTCTGGCACCGCATCGCCGACGCGGTGGCGTGGCGACCCGCCGTCGTCGCGACCGTGGCGATCGCGGCACTGGCGGTGCTCGCCACCGGCCTGCTCACCACGCCGACGGGCTTGTCGCAGACCGAACAGTTCCGGGTGAAGGCCGAATCGGTCAGCGGCTACCAGACGCTGGCCGCGCACTTTCCCAGCGGGCTGACCGACCCCACCCGCGTCATCGGTCCGACCGCCCGCGCGGCCGACATCCAGCGCACGATCACCGACACGCCGGGAGTCGTATCGGCCACGCCTGCGGGGCAGTCACCGGGCGGGCTGAGCCAATGGTCTGTGGTGCTGGATGCCGAGCCTGCGTCGGCCGAGGCGTTCAAAACCATTGACACGCTGCGTGATTCGATGCATACGGTCGACGCGAACGTGCTTGTCGGCGGATCCGACGCGCAGGCCAGAGACGCAAGCGCCGCGGCCGCACGGGACAGGATCGTCATCATCCCGCTGATCCTGGTGGTGGTGTTGATCGTGCTCTACGTGCTGCTGCGCTCGGCGTTGGCGCCGCTGATCCTGGTCGCGGTGACGGTGTTGAGCGCGCTCGCCGCACTCGGCCTCGGCGGCTGGGCCAGCGTGCACGTGTTCGGGTTCCCCGCGTTGGACAACACCGCGCCGCTGTTCGCGTTCCTGTTTCTGGTGGCGCTCGGCGTGGACTACACGATCTTCCTGATCACCAGGGCTCGCGAGGAGACACCTGAACACGGCACCCGGGGCGGCATCGTGCGTGCGGTATCTGCCACCGGTGCGGTGATCACCAGCGCGGGCATCGTGCTCGCCGCGGTGTTCTGTGTGCTCGGTGTGCTCCCGCTGATCGTGCTCACCCAGGTCGGCATCATCGTCGGCCTCGGCATCCTGCTGGACACGTTCGTCGTCCGCACCGTGATCATCCCCGCGCTGTTCACGTTGATCGGTCCCCGCGTCTGGTGGCCTGCACTGCGCGGAGACTACGGTGCCAACGATGGACACGCGCGAGGTCGACACCGTGCTGGGGAAGGTGCACATCCGCACTAGCGGCAGCGGTGAGCCGATCATGTTCTGGCCCAGCCTGCTGATGACGGGCGACTTGTGGGCGGCCCAAGCCGATCACTTCGGCGCCGACCACCAGGTGATCCTGGTCGACCCGCCGGGCTTCGGTAAAAGCCAGAAGCTCACGGCGGCATTCACTTTCGATCAATGCGCGCGCTGCATCGTCGACATCCTCGACGACCTCGGCCTCGACCGCACGCATCTGGTCGGCAATTCGTGGGGCGGCATGATCGGCGGAACGTTCGCGGCCACCTATCCCGAGCGGATCGGCAGCGCGGTGCTGATGAACTGCACCGGGTCGGCCGCCGGCTTCGCGCAGAAGATGGAATACGGCTTGCTGCTGCAGATGGGCCGTGTCCTCGGCGGGATCCGGCCGCCGCTGACCCGCTCGGTGCTCAAGGCGTTCCTCGGCCCGACGACATTTCGCACTCGAGGAGATGTCGTCGAATTCGTGCGCGACTCGGTGCAGCGGGTGGACTTCAAGTCGGGTAGCTGGGCGGTGCGCAGCGTGGTGCCGCGGCGGCCGGATCAGCGGGCGCTGCTGGCCCGGGTGAAGACGCCGGTGCTGGTGGTCGCCGGGGCCGAGGACGCGGTGTTCCCGGTAGCGGAGACGACGGCGATGGCCGAGGCCATCCCTGGCGCGGCGGTCGAGGTGCTGGACGGCGTTGCACATCTGGCCGCACGGGAAGACCCCGTGCGGGTCAACAAGCTGATCGAGGAGTTCCTCGCAGGCGGGTAGCGTCGTTACATGGCTTCTTCCGATGCCGCGCTCCGCGACGGCGAAGCACCCGAACTGCCGCCCCTGCACATGCGGCGGGTCGGCTTCGATCCGACGCCCGCCCTGGGCGAGATCCGCGAGAGCACCGGTGTGCGCACGGCCACCAACTCGTTCGGCATGACGATCTACCTCGTCACCCGGCACGAGGACATCAAGGCGGTGCTGTCGGATCACGAGCGGTTCTCCAACGGTCGGCCGCCAGGCTTCGTCATCCCCGGCGCGCCACCGGTGTCAGAGGAGGAGCAGGCCAGCTCGCGGGCGGGCAACCTGCTGAGCCTCGACCCGCCCGAACACCAGCGGCTGCGCCGCATGCTCACCTCCGAGTTCACCATCCGCCGGATGAAGCGGCTCGAGCCGCGCATCGCAGAAATCGTCGACGCGCAGCTCGACGTCATGGAGAACGCCGGTCCGCCAGTGGATTTGGTCGCCAACTTCGCGTTACCCATCCCCTCGCTGGTGATCTGCGAGCTGCTCGGGGTGCCGTACGACGACCGCGACGACTTCCAGCGCCGCAGCGCCCGCCAACTCGACCTGTCCATCCCGATCGCCGAACGCCTCGAACTCGTGCGCCGCGGCCGCGAGTACATGGGGTCGCTGGTCGGCCGGGCCCGGCGGGCACCCGGCGACGACATCCTCGGCATGCTGGTGCGTGAGCACGGCGACGAGTTGACCGACGACGAACTCATCGGCATCGCAAGCCTGTTGCTGCTCGCCGGACACGAGACCACGTCGAACATGCTCGGTCTCGGCACGCTGGCGCTGCTGCGGCATCCCGATCAATTGGCCGCCGTGCGCGACGACCCGGACGCGGTCGGACCTGCGATCGAGGAACTGCTGCGCTGGCTGTCGATCGTGCACAGCGCGATTCCGCGGATCACCACCACCGACGTCGAGATCGCCGGTGTACCCATTCCGGCGGGCGAATTGGTGTTCGTGTCACTGCCGTCGGGCAACCGCGATCCGGACTTCATCGATATACCGGAGGTGCTCGACATCGCCCGCGGCGCACCGGGACACCTGGCGTTCGGCCACGGTGTGCACCACTGCCTCGGCGCCCCGCTGGCGCGCATGGAGATGCGCATCGCGTTTCCCGCGTTGCTGCGCCGGTTCCCGTCGCTGGCGTTGGCC is a window of Mycobacterium sp. 3519A DNA encoding:
- a CDS encoding MarR family winged helix-turn-helix transcriptional regulator gives rise to the protein MPKPARSALESVIAADVRAMTAESDQIGKHFAGRHQVAANDFRALLHIMVAENAGMPLTAGELRRQMGVSGAAITYLVERMIASGHVRRDSDPADRRKVMLRVADHGMDVARGFFTPLAEHTRRALADIPDADLAAAHRTFTAVIDAMRAFRTELDASPG
- a CDS encoding alpha/beta fold hydrolase, with protein sequence MDTREVDTVLGKVHIRTSGSGEPIMFWPSLLMTGDLWAAQADHFGADHQVILVDPPGFGKSQKLTAAFTFDQCARCIVDILDDLGLDRTHLVGNSWGGMIGGTFAATYPERIGSAVLMNCTGSAAGFAQKMEYGLLLQMGRVLGGIRPPLTRSVLKAFLGPTTFRTRGDVVEFVRDSVQRVDFKSGSWAVRSVVPRRPDQRALLARVKTPVLVVAGAEDAVFPVAETTAMAEAIPGAAVEVLDGVAHLAAREDPVRVNKLIEEFLAGG
- a CDS encoding MMPL family transporter, with protein sequence MSHRLSWIWALLVVAVSGVLMALLGGGDSDQQSPVGVPASAESTRADALRAEFPGGDKAPAIVVVSRRDGAPLSQADLAAVKQGPLQVSEDGMAALTAIPMDTKLSGFALNDAVESVRDKVSRDVPADLRVEVTGGPAFGADIANSFSGANVTLLAVTAAVVALLLIVTYRSPVLWLVPLAVIGLADRVAAVVGTAIADAVGMQPDGSTSGITSVLVFGAGTNYALLLISRYREELGRTDNHRSALSVAVRRAGPAIIASNATVVLALLTLLFASSPSTRSLGVQAAAGLVVAAVYVLVVLPPLLGLFGKRLFWPFIPRVGSSALTETGVWHRIADAVAWRPAVVATVAIAALAVLATGLLTTPTGLSQTEQFRVKAESVSGYQTLAAHFPSGLTDPTRVIGPTARAADIQRTITDTPGVVSATPAGQSPGGLSQWSVVLDAEPASAEAFKTIDTLRDSMHTVDANVLVGGSDAQARDASAAAARDRIVIIPLILVVVLIVLYVLLRSALAPLILVAVTVLSALAALGLGGWASVHVFGFPALDNTAPLFAFLFLVALGVDYTIFLITRAREETPEHGTRGGIVRAVSATGAVITSAGIVLAAVFCVLGVLPLIVLTQVGIIVGLGILLDTFVVRTVIIPALFTLIGPRVWWPALRGDYGANDGHARGRHRAGEGAHPH
- a CDS encoding cytochrome P450; translation: MASSDAALRDGEAPELPPLHMRRVGFDPTPALGEIRESTGVRTATNSFGMTIYLVTRHEDIKAVLSDHERFSNGRPPGFVIPGAPPVSEEEQASSRAGNLLSLDPPEHQRLRRMLTSEFTIRRMKRLEPRIAEIVDAQLDVMENAGPPVDLVANFALPIPSLVICELLGVPYDDRDDFQRRSARQLDLSIPIAERLELVRRGREYMGSLVGRARRAPGDDILGMLVREHGDELTDDELIGIASLLLLAGHETTSNMLGLGTLALLRHPDQLAAVRDDPDAVGPAIEELLRWLSIVHSAIPRITTTDVEIAGVPIPAGELVFVSLPSGNRDPDFIDIPEVLDIARGAPGHLAFGHGVHHCLGAPLARMEMRIAFPALLRRFPSLALAEDFAEVPFRSFHFIYGLKSLEVGW